Proteins from a genomic interval of Alteromonas macleodii ATCC 27126:
- a CDS encoding curlin translates to MKKTKIASALLLVAATGWASAQEVPASKTVDFSASADFIAAAEGNEITLTQTAPEGNEVGNESILSQEGDLNAIFVEVTGDANEVLASQMQSGNTFFASVTGNGNFLESEQDSLNSTADVVVEGDDNTVSLVQLGDGGPIGFIFNRSINSISGSGNTLSVYQGDGGNWANNAIAGNDNTVFVDQSGDWHESYVRELSGDANVIDVIQDGYYNVSDLTVVGSENEVEIDQDGDQNAVGWSMVGDGNVLEFEQDGDGNEITTGVFEGSGNEVNIDQIGDVNLATVETIGGQANTFEINQVGEGNTAYAGVIGLFNEFDLTQVGDANEISTVNFDGLFNTVEIEQDGDANLALAQAGIGDATYYADGNIIEMSQEGVENTASVELASNVTSSYNEIMVSQTGELNLLDLLVNGDDNIVSVMQEGVGNWVTDDAGGQFVISGDMNTFEVTQMGNDNLVTGSITGNGGTVSVTQVGDYNVATVVQM, encoded by the coding sequence ATGAAAAAAACAAAAATAGCGAGTGCATTGCTTTTAGTAGCAGCGACAGGGTGGGCATCGGCTCAGGAAGTTCCAGCGAGTAAGACAGTTGATTTCAGTGCTTCCGCAGATTTTATTGCTGCAGCTGAAGGCAATGAAATTACGCTAACCCAAACGGCACCAGAGGGAAATGAGGTAGGTAATGAATCTATTTTAAGTCAGGAAGGTGACTTAAATGCAATCTTTGTAGAAGTAACGGGTGACGCAAACGAAGTACTAGCTTCGCAAATGCAGTCAGGTAATACCTTCTTTGCAAGTGTCACAGGTAACGGCAACTTCTTAGAATCTGAGCAAGATAGTTTAAATAGTACAGCCGATGTCGTTGTCGAAGGTGACGATAACACAGTTTCACTTGTTCAATTAGGTGATGGCGGCCCTATCGGTTTTATTTTTAATCGCTCAATAAATAGCATTTCGGGCAGTGGAAACACGTTGTCAGTGTATCAGGGTGATGGTGGTAACTGGGCTAATAATGCCATTGCGGGTAACGACAATACGGTATTTGTTGATCAAAGTGGTGACTGGCACGAATCGTATGTTCGCGAGCTAAGCGGTGATGCAAACGTTATCGATGTTATTCAAGACGGCTATTACAACGTGTCTGATTTAACCGTTGTCGGCTCAGAAAACGAAGTTGAAATTGACCAAGATGGCGACCAGAACGCTGTGGGTTGGAGCATGGTTGGCGACGGTAATGTGCTAGAGTTTGAACAAGATGGAGATGGCAACGAGATTACCACAGGAGTATTTGAAGGCTCTGGCAATGAAGTTAATATCGATCAAATCGGTGACGTTAACTTAGCTACCGTAGAAACTATCGGCGGACAAGCGAATACGTTCGAAATTAACCAAGTGGGCGAAGGCAACACGGCTTATGCTGGCGTAATTGGCTTATTCAACGAGTTTGATTTAACTCAGGTAGGTGATGCCAATGAAATCAGCACAGTTAATTTCGATGGCCTGTTTAACACCGTTGAAATTGAGCAAGATGGCGATGCCAACTTGGCGTTAGCACAAGCTGGTATTGGTGATGCAACTTACTACGCTGATGGCAACATCATTGAAATGTCTCAAGAGGGTGTTGAAAATACGGCATCGGTTGAGTTGGCAAGCAACGTTACATCAAGCTACAACGAAATTATGGTTTCGCAAACGGGCGAGCTTAACTTACTAGACCTATTGGTTAACGGTGACGACAATATTGTTAGTGTTATGCAAGAAGGCGTAGGAAACTGGGTAACAGACGACGCAGGTGGTCAGTTCGTTATTTCTGGTGATATGAATACATTTGAAGTTACGCAAATGGGTAACGATAACTTAGTTACAGGTAGTATCACTGGCAACGGCGGCACAGTAAGTGTTACGCAGGTTGGTGACTACAACGTAGCTACCGTTGTTCAGATGTAA